In Solanum stenotomum isolate F172 chromosome 6, ASM1918654v1, whole genome shotgun sequence, one DNA window encodes the following:
- the LOC125869127 gene encoding putative late blight resistance protein homolog R1A-3 isoform X2 produces the protein MSPDKDHLLEALQQFIDQWNSDMPETSKERIRFLKRDFEFLHIFLTFTDLSDMPDVTYKVQALFQDAVEDLKKVNKIHHIDRVTSRIQEKIRITKLEIRDINLVLSNKDGNDTPKFVIEFIDTVIKNLADFVELGVIFKELKLLRNFVCFVSGRSMEPKCLHSFLTHVLLVVGRAAMIVWLYWNFPSNNSKNQEMNDLFCDLLNMKVKPIQSGIRKIYIDVLQAVTHPIIQIENAADCIAGFMETLQHNLKELPTPSRMDVVLTDQILVLEEMFDLLLDKLRCLSVQVFEFHLQDIDTVVVDSGLLVYSLYEDVSLEEKTSKLEDTIERIKTLIYHIIRKEFQSSLPTIHGIGYVDFLLSNLEKFHDLYSDPRADFTAQLRVIQTELESLQPFIRSVALERHNKYSKLERSVALLIGKVYEVEYIVNACISNKEVEHIVDACISNKVPNWCLMPWLLDLIKEIGAEIQSLADDSVSHGTIDTDTSCTPSRLARTQSIEDEIVDFDDEIVGFEDEIRKIREQLIRGSDERDIISIVGMSGAGKTALANRLYSDESVVARFDIRARCYVSSVYSRRKLLLSILKLLRVNNNVTTPLSEKTSGELADVLRRILLRRRYLILIDDVPNDKVWEDLKPTFCDDKNGSRILLTTQYYNVANDARLNTEPLRLRRLNDGESWTLLKKKVFGEGDCFDALEKVGRKIVQKCEGLPLAIVCVASILARKERTEQCWKQVVRSLDEEEINISKLTLLWIGEGFVKDDEHRTLEDIAEGYLKNLVESNLVMLAKRSCGGRVKVCPIHDSLFQFCKERAHTENLIQRIQRSEGDAYFPNQLGQRRLAFYAEVGDLVEWRSSCSLVSSVLFRKANTNESSSITKAKASKMFHDFRFLKVLDLEFTVIDSFPTDMIYLRYLAAQTSHGSITSSFDKLWNLETLIVNGMRGHLSVPPTIWKMVKLRHLHISPTFTAEQLPEDSSELNDLVTFSTPYFSCVEDAELMLRKTPNIRELKCKFEGLSSGQFPVLDFPTQLEVLDIFGDEHVESLPYLVRISASNLKKLKVSYYILGSQHLSNISQLQNLEELELNFVEFEGEKWEVMSDEFAELKVLKIVNCSSFREWTVYDDAFSNLEHMVLRCCQLPVEIPPWFAEIDSLKYIEVDNCNGSVVDSARSIQNTKDEDYDVDLELVIKNHNSDE, from the exons ATGTCTCCAGACAAAGATCATCTCCTTGAAGCTTTGCAGCAGTTTATAGATCAATGGAATTCAGACATGCCAGAAACTTCAAAGGAGCGAATCAGGTTTCTTAAAAGGGATTTCGAATTCCTGCATATTTTCCTCACCTTCACAGATTTATCAGACATGCCAGATGTCACATACAAAGTTCAAGCTCTGTTTCAAGATGCTGTCGAAGACCTCAAAAAAGTCAACAAGATCCATCACATTGATCGGGTTACCTCTCGTATACAAGAAAAGATTCGGATCACTAAGTTGGAAATCAGAGATATTAATTTAGTATTATCCAATAAAGACGGTAATGATACCCCCAAATTTGTCATTGAATTCATTGATACTGTCATTAAGAATTTGGCTGATTTTGTTGAACTGGGAGTTATCTTTAAGGAGTTGAAGTTACTCAGAAATTTTGTCTGCTTTGTTTCGGGCAGATCCATGGAGCCGAAATGCCTACATTCTTTCTTGACTCATGTTTTACTTGTGGTTGGTCGCGCAGCAATGATTGTATGGTTGTATTGGAATTTTCCAAGCAATAACagcaaaaatcaagaaatgaatgATCTGTTTTGTGATCTTCTGAATATGAAGGTTAAACCCATTCAGTCAGGCATTCGTAAGATCTATATTGATGTCCTGCAAGCTGTAACGCATCCGATTATACAAATTGAGAATGCAGCTGATTGTATAGCTGGCTTTATGGAGACTCTCCAACACAACTTGAAAGAGCTACCAACACCTAGTCGGATGGACGTTGTGTTGACAGATCAAATACTAGTCCTTGAGGAGATGTTTGACCTCTTACTTGACAAGCTCAGGTGTCTGTCTGTACAAGTTTTCGAATTTCACCTTCAAGATATTGATACTGTGGTGGTTGATTCCGGACTTCTTGTTTACTCGTTATATGAAGATGTGTCATTGGAGGAAAAGACTTCTAAATTGGAAGATACCATTGAGCGCATCAAGACATTGATCTACCACATCATTCGAAAGGAGTTCCAATCTAGTTTGCCAACGATTCATGGAATAGGCTATGTTGATTTCCTCTTAAGCAATCTGGAGAAGTTCCATGACCTTTATTCAGATCCGCGTGCTGATTTCACGGCTCAACTTCGAGTGATTCAAACAGAACTGGAGAGCTTACAACCTTTTATCAGATCTGTTGCATTAGAGAGACACAACAAATACAGCAAGCTTGAGCGTTCTGTGGCACTACTGATTGGCAAAGTATATGAGGTAGAATACATCgttaatgcttgtattagtaaTAAAGAGGTAGAACATATCGTTGATGCTTGTATAAGTAATAAAGTTCCTAACTGGTGTCTCATGCCTTGGCTCTTGGACCTCATAAAAGAGATTGGAGCAGAGATCCAAAGTCTTGCGGATGACTCAGTGTCACATGGTACTATCGATACTGACACTTCTTGTACGCCATCCAGATTAGCAAGGACTCAAAGCATTGAGGATGAAATTGTAGATTTTGATGATGAAATTGTAGGCTTTGAGGatgaaattagaaaaataagagaGCAACTAATAAGAGGATCCGATGAGCGAGACATTATCTCAATCGTTGGCATGTCTGGAGCAGGAAAGACAGCCTTGGCCAACAGACTCTATTCTGATGAATCGGTTGTCGCTCGCTTTGATATCCGTGCACGATGTTATGTGTCTTCAGTATATTCAAGGAGGAAACTGTTACTGTCTATTCTGAAGTTGCTACGTGTGAATAATAATGTGACCACTCCTCTTAGTGAAAAGACTAGTGGTGAATTAGCAGATGTGCTTCGCAGAATTCTCCTTAGAAGAAGATATCTTATTCTCATTGATGATGTACCGAATGATAAAGTGTGGGAAGATTTAAAACCTACCTTCTGTGATGACAAGAATGGAAGTAGAATTCTTCTAACAACGCAATACTATAATGTTGCCAACGATGCTAGATTAAATACTGAACCCCTCCGTCTTCGCAGGCTTAATGATGGTGAAAGTTGGACattactaaaaaagaaagtatttgGTGAAGGAGACTGCTTTGATGCACTTGAAAAAGTTGGGCGAAAGATAGTTCAAAAGTGTGAAGGGTTGCCTCTTGCAATTGTTTGTGTAGCCTCTATACTCGCGAGGAAGGAGAGGACAGAACAATGTTGGAAGCAAGTGGTCAGGAGTTTAG ATGAGGAAGAAATTAACATTTCAAAGTTAACACTGTTGTGGATTGGAGAAGGATTTGTAAAAGATGATGAACACCGGACTTTGGAAGATATAGCAGAAGGTTATTTGAAGAATCTTGTTGAAAGTAATCTAGTGATGCTTGCTAAGAGGAGTTGTGGTGGTAGGGTCAAAGTATGTCCCATTCATGATTCCTTGTTTCAGTTCTGCAAGGAAAGAGCGCATACGGAGAATCTTATACAAAGGATACAGAG GTCCGAAGGAGACGCTTACTTTCCCAATCAACTTGGTCAACGCCGATTGGCATTCTATGCTGAAGTTGGTGATCTAGTAGAATGGAGATCGTCTTGCTCACTTGTTAGCTCTGTGTTGTTCAGGAAAGCTAACACAAATGAATCCTCTTCCATTACTAAAGCTAAAGCCTCCAAAATGTTTCATGATTTTCGGTTTCTAAAGGTATTGGATTTGGAGTTCACTGTGATTGATTCTTTCCCAACTGACATGATCTACTTGAGATATCTTGCTGCACAAACTTCTCACGGGTCAATTACATCATCCTTTGACAAGTTGTGGAACCTTGAAACTTTGATTGTCAATGGAATGAGAGGGCATTTGTCAGTGCCGCCTACAATTTGGAAGATGGTTAAATTGAGACATCTGCACATTTCCCCCACCTTTACTGCAGAGCAATTGCCTGAAGACTCATCAGAACTTAATGATTTGGTAACTTTTTCTACTCCATATTTTTCTTGTGTAGAGGATGCGGAATTGATGCTGCGGAAAACGCCTAATATTCGAGAATTGAAATGCAAATTTGAGGGTTTGAGCAGTGGTCAATTTCCTGTGTTGGATTTTCCAACACAGCTTGAGGTGCTAGACATTTTTGGTGATGAACATGTAGAATCCCTACCATATCTTGTACGCATTTCTGCGTCGAAtctcaaaaaattgaaagtaTCCTATTATATACTGGGCTCTCAACATTTATCAAACATTTCTCAGCTTCAGAACCTTGAAGAACTCGAACTGAATTTTGTTGAATTTGAGGGTGAAAAATGGGAAGTGATGAGTGACGAGTTCGCTGAACTCAAAGTTTTGAAAATAGTGAACTGCTCCAGTTTTAGAGAATGGACTGTCTACGATGATGCATTTTCTAACCTTGAACACATGGTTCTGCGTTGTTGTCAATTACCTGTGGAAATCCCTCCTTGGTTCGCAGAAATTGATTCTCTAAAGTACATTGAGGTAGATAATTGCAATGGATCTGTTGTCGACTCAGCCAGGAGTATCCAAAACACAAAAGATGAAGATTATGATGTTGATTTAGAGCTCGTCATCAAGAATCATAATTCAG ATGAATGA
- the LOC125869127 gene encoding putative late blight resistance protein homolog R1B-12 isoform X1 encodes MSPDKDHLLEALQQFIDQWNSDMPETSKERIRFLKRDFEFLHIFLTFTDLSDMPDVTYKVQALFQDAVEDLKKVNKIHHIDRVTSRIQEKIRITKLEIRDINLVLSNKDGNDTPKFVIEFIDTVIKNLADFVELGVIFKELKLLRNFVCFVSGRSMEPKCLHSFLTHVLLVVGRAAMIVWLYWNFPSNNSKNQEMNDLFCDLLNMKVKPIQSGIRKIYIDVLQAVTHPIIQIENAADCIAGFMETLQHNLKELPTPSRMDVVLTDQILVLEEMFDLLLDKLRCLSVQVFEFHLQDIDTVVVDSGLLVYSLYEDVSLEEKTSKLEDTIERIKTLIYHIIRKEFQSSLPTIHGIGYVDFLLSNLEKFHDLYSDPRADFTAQLRVIQTELESLQPFIRSVALERHNKYSKLERSVALLIGKVYEVEYIVNACISNKEVEHIVDACISNKVPNWCLMPWLLDLIKEIGAEIQSLADDSVSHGTIDTDTSCTPSRLARTQSIEDEIVDFDDEIVGFEDEIRKIREQLIRGSDERDIISIVGMSGAGKTALANRLYSDESVVARFDIRARCYVSSVYSRRKLLLSILKLLRVNNNVTTPLSEKTSGELADVLRRILLRRRYLILIDDVPNDKVWEDLKPTFCDDKNGSRILLTTQYYNVANDARLNTEPLRLRRLNDGESWTLLKKKVFGEGDCFDALEKVGRKIVQKCEGLPLAIVCVASILARKERTEQCWKQVVRSLGTEIPYYPKIIIEQIYQNLPYHLKSCFLYFGMFSDEEEINISKLTLLWIGEGFVKDDEHRTLEDIAEGYLKNLVESNLVMLAKRSCGGRVKVCPIHDSLFQFCKERAHTENLIQRIQRSEGDAYFPNQLGQRRLAFYAEVGDLVEWRSSCSLVSSVLFRKANTNESSSITKAKASKMFHDFRFLKVLDLEFTVIDSFPTDMIYLRYLAAQTSHGSITSSFDKLWNLETLIVNGMRGHLSVPPTIWKMVKLRHLHISPTFTAEQLPEDSSELNDLVTFSTPYFSCVEDAELMLRKTPNIRELKCKFEGLSSGQFPVLDFPTQLEVLDIFGDEHVESLPYLVRISASNLKKLKVSYYILGSQHLSNISQLQNLEELELNFVEFEGEKWEVMSDEFAELKVLKIVNCSSFREWTVYDDAFSNLEHMVLRCCQLPVEIPPWFAEIDSLKYIEVDNCNGSVVDSARSIQNTKDEDYDVDLELVIKNHNSDE; translated from the exons ATGTCTCCAGACAAAGATCATCTCCTTGAAGCTTTGCAGCAGTTTATAGATCAATGGAATTCAGACATGCCAGAAACTTCAAAGGAGCGAATCAGGTTTCTTAAAAGGGATTTCGAATTCCTGCATATTTTCCTCACCTTCACAGATTTATCAGACATGCCAGATGTCACATACAAAGTTCAAGCTCTGTTTCAAGATGCTGTCGAAGACCTCAAAAAAGTCAACAAGATCCATCACATTGATCGGGTTACCTCTCGTATACAAGAAAAGATTCGGATCACTAAGTTGGAAATCAGAGATATTAATTTAGTATTATCCAATAAAGACGGTAATGATACCCCCAAATTTGTCATTGAATTCATTGATACTGTCATTAAGAATTTGGCTGATTTTGTTGAACTGGGAGTTATCTTTAAGGAGTTGAAGTTACTCAGAAATTTTGTCTGCTTTGTTTCGGGCAGATCCATGGAGCCGAAATGCCTACATTCTTTCTTGACTCATGTTTTACTTGTGGTTGGTCGCGCAGCAATGATTGTATGGTTGTATTGGAATTTTCCAAGCAATAACagcaaaaatcaagaaatgaatgATCTGTTTTGTGATCTTCTGAATATGAAGGTTAAACCCATTCAGTCAGGCATTCGTAAGATCTATATTGATGTCCTGCAAGCTGTAACGCATCCGATTATACAAATTGAGAATGCAGCTGATTGTATAGCTGGCTTTATGGAGACTCTCCAACACAACTTGAAAGAGCTACCAACACCTAGTCGGATGGACGTTGTGTTGACAGATCAAATACTAGTCCTTGAGGAGATGTTTGACCTCTTACTTGACAAGCTCAGGTGTCTGTCTGTACAAGTTTTCGAATTTCACCTTCAAGATATTGATACTGTGGTGGTTGATTCCGGACTTCTTGTTTACTCGTTATATGAAGATGTGTCATTGGAGGAAAAGACTTCTAAATTGGAAGATACCATTGAGCGCATCAAGACATTGATCTACCACATCATTCGAAAGGAGTTCCAATCTAGTTTGCCAACGATTCATGGAATAGGCTATGTTGATTTCCTCTTAAGCAATCTGGAGAAGTTCCATGACCTTTATTCAGATCCGCGTGCTGATTTCACGGCTCAACTTCGAGTGATTCAAACAGAACTGGAGAGCTTACAACCTTTTATCAGATCTGTTGCATTAGAGAGACACAACAAATACAGCAAGCTTGAGCGTTCTGTGGCACTACTGATTGGCAAAGTATATGAGGTAGAATACATCgttaatgcttgtattagtaaTAAAGAGGTAGAACATATCGTTGATGCTTGTATAAGTAATAAAGTTCCTAACTGGTGTCTCATGCCTTGGCTCTTGGACCTCATAAAAGAGATTGGAGCAGAGATCCAAAGTCTTGCGGATGACTCAGTGTCACATGGTACTATCGATACTGACACTTCTTGTACGCCATCCAGATTAGCAAGGACTCAAAGCATTGAGGATGAAATTGTAGATTTTGATGATGAAATTGTAGGCTTTGAGGatgaaattagaaaaataagagaGCAACTAATAAGAGGATCCGATGAGCGAGACATTATCTCAATCGTTGGCATGTCTGGAGCAGGAAAGACAGCCTTGGCCAACAGACTCTATTCTGATGAATCGGTTGTCGCTCGCTTTGATATCCGTGCACGATGTTATGTGTCTTCAGTATATTCAAGGAGGAAACTGTTACTGTCTATTCTGAAGTTGCTACGTGTGAATAATAATGTGACCACTCCTCTTAGTGAAAAGACTAGTGGTGAATTAGCAGATGTGCTTCGCAGAATTCTCCTTAGAAGAAGATATCTTATTCTCATTGATGATGTACCGAATGATAAAGTGTGGGAAGATTTAAAACCTACCTTCTGTGATGACAAGAATGGAAGTAGAATTCTTCTAACAACGCAATACTATAATGTTGCCAACGATGCTAGATTAAATACTGAACCCCTCCGTCTTCGCAGGCTTAATGATGGTGAAAGTTGGACattactaaaaaagaaagtatttgGTGAAGGAGACTGCTTTGATGCACTTGAAAAAGTTGGGCGAAAGATAGTTCAAAAGTGTGAAGGGTTGCCTCTTGCAATTGTTTGTGTAGCCTCTATACTCGCGAGGAAGGAGAGGACAGAACAATGTTGGAAGCAAGTGGTCAGGAGTTTAGGTACTGAAATTCCCTATTACCCGAAGATCATTATAGAACAAATTTATCAGAACTTGCCGTATCATTTAAAGTCCTGCTTTCTTTACTTTGGAATGTTTTCAGATGAGGAAGAAATTAACATTTCAAAGTTAACACTGTTGTGGATTGGAGAAGGATTTGTAAAAGATGATGAACACCGGACTTTGGAAGATATAGCAGAAGGTTATTTGAAGAATCTTGTTGAAAGTAATCTAGTGATGCTTGCTAAGAGGAGTTGTGGTGGTAGGGTCAAAGTATGTCCCATTCATGATTCCTTGTTTCAGTTCTGCAAGGAAAGAGCGCATACGGAGAATCTTATACAAAGGATACAGAG GTCCGAAGGAGACGCTTACTTTCCCAATCAACTTGGTCAACGCCGATTGGCATTCTATGCTGAAGTTGGTGATCTAGTAGAATGGAGATCGTCTTGCTCACTTGTTAGCTCTGTGTTGTTCAGGAAAGCTAACACAAATGAATCCTCTTCCATTACTAAAGCTAAAGCCTCCAAAATGTTTCATGATTTTCGGTTTCTAAAGGTATTGGATTTGGAGTTCACTGTGATTGATTCTTTCCCAACTGACATGATCTACTTGAGATATCTTGCTGCACAAACTTCTCACGGGTCAATTACATCATCCTTTGACAAGTTGTGGAACCTTGAAACTTTGATTGTCAATGGAATGAGAGGGCATTTGTCAGTGCCGCCTACAATTTGGAAGATGGTTAAATTGAGACATCTGCACATTTCCCCCACCTTTACTGCAGAGCAATTGCCTGAAGACTCATCAGAACTTAATGATTTGGTAACTTTTTCTACTCCATATTTTTCTTGTGTAGAGGATGCGGAATTGATGCTGCGGAAAACGCCTAATATTCGAGAATTGAAATGCAAATTTGAGGGTTTGAGCAGTGGTCAATTTCCTGTGTTGGATTTTCCAACACAGCTTGAGGTGCTAGACATTTTTGGTGATGAACATGTAGAATCCCTACCATATCTTGTACGCATTTCTGCGTCGAAtctcaaaaaattgaaagtaTCCTATTATATACTGGGCTCTCAACATTTATCAAACATTTCTCAGCTTCAGAACCTTGAAGAACTCGAACTGAATTTTGTTGAATTTGAGGGTGAAAAATGGGAAGTGATGAGTGACGAGTTCGCTGAACTCAAAGTTTTGAAAATAGTGAACTGCTCCAGTTTTAGAGAATGGACTGTCTACGATGATGCATTTTCTAACCTTGAACACATGGTTCTGCGTTGTTGTCAATTACCTGTGGAAATCCCTCCTTGGTTCGCAGAAATTGATTCTCTAAAGTACATTGAGGTAGATAATTGCAATGGATCTGTTGTCGACTCAGCCAGGAGTATCCAAAACACAAAAGATGAAGATTATGATGTTGATTTAGAGCTCGTCATCAAGAATCATAATTCAG ATGAATGA